Genomic window (Streptomyces cadmiisoli):
CGCGTCAGCCGGGCCTCCGTGATGCGCAGTTGCTCGCCGCAGGAATGGCGTTCGTCGTCCACCCGGTCCAGTTCCCGCGTCCAGCGGGCCTGTTCGGCCTCTCCGAAGCCCGCGCCCTCGCCGATCTCCCGCAGCAGGTCGGCGGCGAGCCGGCCGAGCAGATCGAGGCGGGCACGGAGCCGGTCGCGCCGCCGTCCCAGAGTGAGCCGCTCGTCCTCCAGGGCCGCCACGCGGTGGCGCAGGGCGGAGTCGTCCTCGGCGGGCCGCGGCGCGCGCGGTGTCCAGCTGCGCACGATCCGCGCGTCGAGCACGGTCGCCGGGTGTTCGGCGGTCAGTTCGGCATGCAGGGTGCGGTCGACGGCCAACGCGCTGACCGGTCCGAGGCGCAGCCGCTGGGTGCCGGCCTCCAGTTCCAGCTCGACCGCGCGCTCGACGTGGGCGCGGTCCTCCAGACATGTGACGGCGGTGACGGGGAGGGCGATCGGCTCCGGTGTCGTGGACATGGGATGTGTCAGCTCCTGCGGTTGCCGCCTGTCAGGGCCTTGCCGGCCGGGATACGGATTTCATAGCCACCGTCGAGAGCGGCGGTGCCGCCGGCGGGCAGCCGGATCCGCCACAGGCGGGTTCCCGGGACGCGGTGTTCCGGGTCCTCGGCGTTCTCGGGCCGTGTCCAGTCGGCGCGTTCCTCGATCCGGACGTCCGCGTCGGAGGTGACCGGAACGCGTTCGCGCACCTCCACGGTGACGGGTACGGGAAGCCGGTTGGCCAGTTCCACATGGACGCGGTGGTCGAGCACCGTGGTGTTGTTGCGCAGCCCCGAGGTCGACTCATGCTGGTTCGTACGGCGAGTGACGCCGATGGCCTCGGCCGGACCGAGTCCCACCCGGCACACACCGCCGGGGGCGAGGGTGGGCAGTGCGGTCGTGAGCAGGAAGTCCCCGTCCACGGTGACCTCCACCGGGCCGGCCAGCAGCGCCTGATCGGTGGCGTTGGAGACGACCAGCGTCGAGTACACGATCTGCTCCACGGCCGGTACGCAGATGTACTCGGTATGCAGACCCACGGGTATCTCGCCGACGGTGACGGTGTGCCAGGTGCCGTCCGAGGGGATGTCGGCGGGGGCCGCGGCATCGAACCGGTGGTCGAAGGAGCCCGCCGACTCGCGGGGCGGCACGGCGTGTCCGGGCCGCGGCAGCGCGGCCACCGCTTCGGCACGACCCCGGTACTCGGCGGTGACCGCGTCGTAGGCGGAGCCGGGGAACAGCCGGCCTCGGCGGGCCTGCTGCTCGTCGGGGCCGTACAGGACGAGAGCGGCGTAGTCGAGCTCGTCACCGCTCGGCTGCGGCGGCCCGACCGCGCGTGGCCGCTGCGGCGGCGCGGGCGCGGCGGGGGCCGCGGACGCCCGTGCGCGTGCCGGTGCGGCCCGGCCGGGCGCGGCCGGTGCCAGGGCGGCGGGGGGTGCTGCGGGCCTGCCGCCGGGTACCGGAAGCGGAGCGGGCGGCCCGCCGTAACCCGGCATGGGCGGCGGAGGCGGTGGCGGCAGCGGAGCGGACGCGGGGCCACCGGCAACGGCTCCGAATCCCGAGCCGCCGGTCAGGGACTCGGGTACCGCGCCGCCGCCGGCGACGGGCCTGCGCGCCGCTCCGACGGCGACGGGCACGGACGTGCGCTCGGCGTCCCGGCGGGAGCCCGCCCCGTCGTATCCCGTGAACAGGTCGGCCAACCCCGCGGGCGGTTCACGCCAGCCGGAGGGCGCCGGGGCGGGCTGACGGCGTCCGATCCGTACCGATCGGAGCCGGGGCAGGTCGGTGCCGCGCCGCAGGTCGGCGGTGGCCAGGGCGAGGCGCACGCCGGTCCAGTCCTCGCCCGTGCGCTGGGCGACCGAGGCGCGCAGCAAGAGGTGTCCGTCGGCCTCGCCCTGATGGTGTGTGAGCCGGTAGGCCGGTACCCAGACGGCGCCGGGCACCCCGTACTCCACCTCCACCTCCACGTTCGTGTCCGCGGTGCCGTCGAGGGTCAGGGCCGCGCACATCGTGGTTTCCACATGTGCGGACGGGGCGTCGGTGGAAGCGCGGGCGTACCTGTCGGCGGCGATGTCGAGTTCGTGCTCGGCGAGTCGCAGCGCCTCCTCCAGTTCGAGGAGGCCGGTGTGCAGCCCGGTCAGCCGC
Coding sequences:
- a CDS encoding DUF4139 domain-containing protein — encoded protein: MTAEAARRWASTLDSVVVYAQGALCRRLARGSAPTGGHVRVTGLPRSLDPGSLRARVVGTPGVRVTEARVEVEAEPVGSDADELRRKVERLRDVCAAARERRDRQLALIEEVGALRPVPPPRKRDDPHRRTPVDAWLELADFVDRRLTGLHTGLLELEEALRLAEHELDIAADRYARASTDAPSAHVETTMCAALTLDGTADTNVEVEVEYGVPGAVWVPAYRLTHHQGEADGHLLLRASVAQRTGEDWTGVRLALATADLRRGTDLPRLRSVRIGRRQPAPAPSGWREPPAGLADLFTGYDGAGSRRDAERTSVPVAVGAARRPVAGGGAVPESLTGGSGFGAVAGGPASAPLPPPPPPPMPGYGGPPAPLPVPGGRPAAPPAALAPAAPGRAAPARARASAAPAAPAPPQRPRAVGPPQPSGDELDYAALVLYGPDEQQARRGRLFPGSAYDAVTAEYRGRAEAVAALPRPGHAVPPRESAGSFDHRFDAAAPADIPSDGTWHTVTVGEIPVGLHTEYICVPAVEQIVYSTLVVSNATDQALLAGPVEVTVDGDFLLTTALPTLAPGGVCRVGLGPAEAIGVTRRTNQHESTSGLRNNTTVLDHRVHVELANRLPVPVTVEVRERVPVTSDADVRIEERADWTRPENAEDPEHRVPGTRLWRIRLPAGGTAALDGGYEIRIPAGKALTGGNRRS